The following coding sequences lie in one Pelecanus crispus isolate bPelCri1 chromosome 9, bPelCri1.pri, whole genome shotgun sequence genomic window:
- the PTMA gene encoding LOW QUALITY PROTEIN: prothymosin alpha (The sequence of the model RefSeq protein was modified relative to this genomic sequence to represent the inferred CDS: deleted 2 bases in 1 codon) — protein sequence MGAARGSARAALGSIRGPVAPRESPLARAKPSWHCSARAAARAATAATAPHAPAMSDTAVDTSAEISAKDLKEKKEVVEETENGRDAPANGNANEENGEQEADNEVDEEEEEGGEEEDEEEEGDGEEEDGDEDDEAEGATGKRAAEDDEDDDVDPKKQKTDEDD from the exons atgggcgcggcgcggggcagcGCGCGCGCCGCCCTCGGCTCTATAAGAGGGCCCGTGGCGCCGCGTGAGTCCCCACTGGCTCGCGCAAAGCCATCTTGGCATTGTTctgcccgcgccgccgcccgcgccgccaCAGCC GCCACAGCCCCGCACGCCCCCGCCATGTCCGACACGGCCGTGGACACCAGCGCCGAGATCTCCGCCAAG GATctaaaagagaagaaggaagttgttgaagaaacagaaaatggcagAGATGCACCAGCCAACGGCAATGCT AACGAGGAAAACGGAGAGCAGGAGGCTGACAACGAAGTAGAcgaagaggaagaggaaggtggtgaggaagaggacgaggaggaagagggtgatG gtgaggaagaggatggtGATGAAGACGACGAAGCTGAGGGAGCCACAGGCAAACGGGCAGCTGAGGACGATGAG GATGACGACGTTGATCCcaagaagcagaaaactgaTGAAGATGACTAG